The Chitinophagales bacterium genomic sequence TCTTCCCGCAACTGTATTATTACGACCTGGTAAAAAGCATTTCCAAAACAGAGGACGGAGATATGAACCCCGGCTATAATGTAAGACAGGCTATACTGAAGTTACAATCCATGCAAATGTCCAATGGTGCTTTAACATACTGGCCAGGTGGAGGATATGAAAGCTGGTGGGGTACTATATATGCCTGCCACTTCCTGCTGGAAGCAAAGAAAGCAGGATACCCGGTCAACAACAGGACCATTGAGCGTATACAGGATTACCTGGTGCAAATGTTAAAGGCTAAGAAAACAATCGTACTGTACTACAACCTGAACGACAAAAAGGAAGTTGCAGCAAAAGAAGTTGCTTACTCTTTATTTGTATTAGCATTGGCTGGCAACCCGCAACACAGCACGATGAATTTTTATAAGGCTCATCCAGAAATACTGAGTATAGACAGTAAATACCTCTTGGCAGCCGCTTATGCCATATCAGGTCAAAAACAAAAGGTAGCTGAGATATTGCCGCGCGAGTTTGCAGGAGAAGAATCTAAGTCAACATTCAGTGGCAGCTTCTACTCATATATCCGCGATCTTGCCATATCCTTATATGCATTGCAGGAGATAGACCCGGACCATCCACAGGTAGCGGTTCTTTCAAGGTTGTTATCAGAAAAGATGCGCAACAGCCAATACATGAACACCCAGGAGAAGGCCTTTGGTATATTGGCTATGGGTAAGATCGCTCAACGTGCCAATAAAACAAAAGCCACGGCAACCGTTATAGTCAATGGCAAAAATATCGGCAGCACAAATGGAGATGACCTGTCAATCGACCTGAAACCTTATATGGGGCAATCTATTAAAATGAAGGTTAACGGTACGGGTTCTTACTATTTCTTTGCCGAAACATCAGGCATTACAGCAGATGGCAGCTTTAAAGAAGAAGACAGCTACATGCGTGCAAGACGATATTTCTACACTCGTAGCGGCAAACAGATAACGGATAATACCTTCAGGCAAAACGACCTGATCGTTGTTCAACTGACCCTGGAAGCACAATACAACACTAACATTGAAAATGTGGTACTTACAGACATACTTCCAGCCGGTTTGGAAATCGAGAACACACGCCTGAACAGTATGCCTGATATTGACTGGATAAAGAACAAGTCTGAAGCTGATTATGAAGATTTTCGTGATGACAGGGTGAACCTATTTACAAGTGCAGATGGCAACAAACGAACTTACTATTACATGGTAAGGGCAGTATCTCCCGGCACATTCAAGCTGGGGCCTGTACAGGCAGATGCTATGTATAATGGAGCATTCCACTCATACAATGGCGCAGGAGAAATAAAAGTGCTTGAAAAATAAACAGTGAAAGGTCGGCTGATACATATAGTGCGTATATCTGGTATTGCGGTGGTTATTGCCGCAATACTGTTCATTGTGCTGGATATTACTTTGCCAGTACAAACACATATTGACTACGGCCAGCTGATAAGAGGTGACGACAGTAGTGTATTGCATGCCTACCTGGCAAAAGACGAACAATGGCGTATGAAAGTTTCAGCAGAAGAAATAACGCCGGAACTGCGCAAAGCCATCATCTTTAAAGAGGATAAGTATTTCTACTACCACCCCGGTGTAAACCTGCTGTCTGTAGGAAGAGCTATGTTCAATAACATAACACATAAGAAAAGAACATCAGGCGCCTCAACCATTACCATGCAGGTTGCCCGTATGCTGCAACCTAAAAAAAGGACATACTTCAACAAGGTAACGGAGATGTTCCGCGCCCTTCAACTGGAGCTACACTATACCAAGAACGAGATACTGGATATGTATCTGAACCTTGTACCTTACGGGTCAAACATACAGGGCGTAAAAGCAGCATCAATTCTCTATTTCGACAAAATGCCGGAACAGCTTTCTCTTGCCGAGATCACCGCTCTGAGCATCATACCCAACAAACCCAATTCGTTGGTTATGGGTAAACACAACAGACAACTTGTAAATTACAGAAATGAGTGGCTGATGCGCTTTAAAGAAGCGGGGCTGTTTTCTGACAAAGCTATTGAAGATGCACTAACGGAACCGCTTACTGCCTCCAGACATGATGCACCTAAAAAAGTGCCGCAGTTTGCATGGAGGATGCACACACAGCACCCGGGTAAAGCTGATATATATTCTACCATCAGCAAACGCATGCAAAGACAGGCGGAGGATATAACACAGGGATACATGAGCAATCTTGAGTTGCAAAACATACACAACTGTGCAGTAATAGTGATAGACAACACAAATCATGAAGTAAAAGCCTACATAGGTTCTCACAACTTTTATGACGACACACATCACGGGCAGGTAGATGGAGTAGCAGCGCCACGTTCGCCCGGCAGTACACTGAAGCCATTTCTATATGCGTTATGTACTGACATGGGTATGATAACCCCTAAAACGATCATAGCCGATGTACCCGTGAACCTGGACGGATACATGCCTGAGAATTACGACCTTGAATTCAGGGGCAACATTGCTATAGAAGACGCCTTAAAAAAATCACTCAATATCCCGGCTGTAAAACTGCTGAACGAAGCCGGCACAGAAACATTCATCAGAGCCCTTTCTAACTGTGGCGTATCTACGCTGAAAGAACAACGTAAGAACCTGGGCATATCACTGATACTGGGAGGCTGTACTATTCGGCTGGATGAGTTGGCAGGTTTATATTCCACACTGGCCAACAAGGGCGAATTCCAACCTATGAAATGGACAACGGAACCAGTTAAACCCACAAAAGTCAAACCTGTACGCCTGGTGTCACCAGCTGCGGCATATATCGTCAGCAACATCATTACCGATCTGTACCGGCCAGATGTACCTAACCTCTTTGATAATGCGTTGAGCATACCTAAAATAGCCTGGAAAACAGGCACATCGTACGGCAGGAAAGACGCCTGGAGTGTAGGTTATAATAAACGCTATACTATCGGTGTATGGGTAGGTAATTTTGACGGTACAGGAGTTGCTGAACTGAATGGTGCAGGCATTGCTACCCCACTATTATTTCGCCTGTTTAACACTATTGACAAACATGTGTCGGACGACTGGTTGAAAATGCCCGAGAAAGTGCAGTTCAGGTATGTATGTAAAGAAACAGGCAAAACACCGAATGATTTCTGTACTGAGACCATAATGGACTATTACATCCCGGGTATTTCTGACAACAACCACTGCGATCACCTGAAAGAAGTATGGCTGGCAGCCGACGAAAGTTTTAGTTACTGTACGTCTTGCCGCCCTTCTGCAGGCTACAAAACAGAGACCATCCCCAACATATCAGCAGAGCTGACAGCTTATTACGAACAGTATCACATACCCTATACTAAAATACCTGAACACAACCCATTATGCTCCCGGACGTTTGACGGGCAGGCACCATACATCACTTCACTAACAGACAAAGCTACCTACCTGATAACCGACAAGAACAAACAACAGCTACAACTGCAATGCACCGCCGGTAATGATGTAAAAAAGGTCTTCTGGTATATCAATGATAAATATCTTACCAGTACCGATGCAGGCGAGCGTGTATTCTTCGTACCCGAAACACCCAATATTAAAATATCATGCGCTGACGACAAAGGCCGCAATAAAGACATCTATATCAAGGTAAAATTTATCTGATCATTTACAAAAACAAGTGACTGAGAATCAATACAATTAAGCCCAAATTGTTAAGTATTGTTAAGTGATCGCATTTTGAAATAGTTGTATTCTGTTGCAGAAAAGAAGAAAATCCGTCGAGCATTTATTTCATGGCAATATGTCAAAGAACTGGTAATTGCATAATGCAATAATAGTTCAAATATACGTAATTTTACTATCAATAAAAAATCCGGGCATAGCCCGGATCCTGAACAAAAGAATAGTTATGTTTAGTTCTTTTCAGCAGTATTGGTCACCAGGTGCTCCTCTATCACCTGTTTCAGTACGTGCTTAGGTAGTGCGCCCGCCTGCATCATTGGCTGTGCAGCCATGGGGATGAACAACATGCTGGGAATGCTCTGTATACCGAATGCACCTGCCAGTTCCTGTTCTACTTCCGTATCTACTTTATATATCAATAATTTATCATCATATTCGTTTGATAACTCTTCAAGTATCGGAGCCACCATTTTACAAGGTCCGCACCAGTCAGCGTAGAAATCAATGATAGCAGGCAGTTTGCCCAGGTATTTCCACTCTTTTTCTATGTCGTAGTTAAATACTTTCTCTTTAAAATCTTTGGTTGTCAGTTGTATTGTCGCCATGTTAAACTTTTTGCAAAGGTATGGTATCCAAAATCGGGGTTCTGTAATAAATATTACATATCTCCTTCACTATGTTTATTATTTGTTTTACCATGCTCTTGCAGAAAATCGGCCACGCTGTGCAGTATATGCATCCCCAGTTCATTCAGCAACTTAGGGTCATCCAGCACTTCTGCAATCTGTGCGCCTTTTATAGCCCCTATCTTCTCACTTGTCCTTTTAGTGATAAAAGTCATAGCATTCTTCAACGGCAACCCTGACCGCTCGGCATACGAATTGACCAGCGCCATTTCGTAATACTCCTCCGAAGTGATACAATTCTTAAAATCGGCGTAGTTCATCTTCATAGGCGGGGTAATACCACACCAGAAATTGCGCTCCATGTAATGCGAATATGCTCCTGCCCCGTGTATTACCACGAATATCTTATCTGCCAGCGGGTTGTCAGGGTGCAGTTCGTCAGGTATTGCTATATTTTCTTCCAGTACATCAAAATCGGCACAAGCACGGCCATGTATATTGGCCCTTACATCTTTACGTTTTTCCAGCTTATGTGCTTTGCCGTATTTCAGTATAAAATAGTCGTAATCCAGTCCCAGGCCGGTCAGTGTACCATTTTCAGAAACACCTGTTGTGAGGGTAACAATACGTGTACCATCTTCATTTATCTTGATGTTAGACACCTTGCCTATAAGTACCTCTGTATTGGCCACCAGCCATCTGCCGGGTTCGGTATCTATACGTTCCGGCACGGGTAATC encodes the following:
- the trxA gene encoding thioredoxin; the encoded protein is MATIQLTTKDFKEKVFNYDIEKEWKYLGKLPAIIDFYADWCGPCKMVAPILEELSNEYDDKLLIYKVDTEVEQELAGAFGIQSIPSMLFIPMAAQPMMQAGALPKHVLKQVIEEHLVTNTAEKN
- the pbpC gene encoding penicillin-binding protein 1C — protein: MHIVRISGIAVVIAAILFIVLDITLPVQTHIDYGQLIRGDDSSVLHAYLAKDEQWRMKVSAEEITPELRKAIIFKEDKYFYYHPGVNLLSVGRAMFNNITHKKRTSGASTITMQVARMLQPKKRTYFNKVTEMFRALQLELHYTKNEILDMYLNLVPYGSNIQGVKAASILYFDKMPEQLSLAEITALSIIPNKPNSLVMGKHNRQLVNYRNEWLMRFKEAGLFSDKAIEDALTEPLTASRHDAPKKVPQFAWRMHTQHPGKADIYSTISKRMQRQAEDITQGYMSNLELQNIHNCAVIVIDNTNHEVKAYIGSHNFYDDTHHGQVDGVAAPRSPGSTLKPFLYALCTDMGMITPKTIIADVPVNLDGYMPENYDLEFRGNIAIEDALKKSLNIPAVKLLNEAGTETFIRALSNCGVSTLKEQRKNLGISLILGGCTIRLDELAGLYSTLANKGEFQPMKWTTEPVKPTKVKPVRLVSPAAAYIVSNIITDLYRPDVPNLFDNALSIPKIAWKTGTSYGRKDAWSVGYNKRYTIGVWVGNFDGTGVAELNGAGIATPLLFRLFNTIDKHVSDDWLKMPEKVQFRYVCKETGKTPNDFCTETIMDYYIPGISDNNHCDHLKEVWLAADESFSYCTSCRPSAGYKTETIPNISAELTAYYEQYHIPYTKIPEHNPLCSRTFDGQAPYITSLTDKATYLITDKNKQQLQLQCTAGNDVKKVFWYINDKYLTSTDAGERVFFVPETPNIKISCADDKGRNKDIYIKVKFI